In Humulus lupulus chromosome 6, drHumLupu1.1, whole genome shotgun sequence, a single genomic region encodes these proteins:
- the LOC133785959 gene encoding uncharacterized protein LOC133785959 has product MQRHLFLRIQAKVEAYEPYFVHRRDAAKRLGHSSLQKITAAMRILAYGVSGDFADEYLRIAENTATECLKKFVKAIIGIFSHEYLRSPNKNDIARLCAVGDSRGFPGMLGSIDCMHWKWKNCPSAWKGMYRGHIHEPTIILEAVASYDLWICHAFFGLPGSHNDINVLEHSSIFRELSEGHAPKVNYSINGNDYSMGYYLADGIYPSWSTFVKTIHAPHGRKNKHFAATQESARKDVERAFGVLQARFAIVRGPTRFYDQQTLKEIMMACIILHNMIVEDKRYTYLRVEDFVYEQSDEITEEPMSHEHTNEFVNFIKRHHHIRDRGIHFQLQSDLIEYLWEIYSKS; this is encoded by the coding sequence ATGCAACGTCATCTTTTCTTGCGTATTCAAGCCAAAGTCGAAGCATATGAACCATATTTCGTCCATAGAAGAGATGCTGCTAAAAGACTGGGTCATTCCTCGCTTCAAAAAATAACTGCTGCAATGAGAATATTAGCATATGGAGTCTCTGGAGATTTTGCAGATGAATACTTGCGGATTGCAGAAAATACAGCAACCGAGTGTTTGAAAAAATTCGTTAAGGCTATCATTGGCATATTCTCCCATGAATACTTAAGATCCCCAAATAAGAACGATATAGCTAGATTGTGCGCAGTTGGAGATAGTCGTGGGTTTCCTGGGATGTTAGGAAGTATTGATTGCATGCATTGGAAATGGAAAAATTGTCCAAGTGCTTGGAAAGGAATGTATCGTGGTCATATTCACGAGCCAACTATAATTTTAGAAGCTGTAGCGTCATATGACCTCTGGATATGTCATGCATTTTTTGGATTGCCAGGCTCCCATAATGATATTAATGTCCTAGAACACTCTTCTATTTTTAGAGAGCTTTCTGAAGGACATGCTCCAAAGGTCAACTACTCAATAAATGGAAATGACTATTCGATGGGCTACTATCTTGCCGATGGTATATATCCTTCATGGTCAACATTTGTCAAAACAATTCATGCTCCACATGGCCGTAAAAATAAACATTTTGCTGCAACTCAAGAATCAGCAAGAAAAGATGTAGAACGAGCTTTTGGAGTGCTTCAAGCTCGATTTGCTATTGTACGTGGACCGACACGATTTTATGATCAACAAACACTTAAGGAGATTATGATGGCATGCATTATTTTGCATAATATGATCGTAGAAGACAAGCGATATACTTATCTTCGAGTAGAAGACTTTGTTTATGAACAAAGCGATGAAATAACCGAAGAGCCTATGTCCCATGAGCATACAAATGAATTTGTAAACTTCATTAAACGCCATCATCACATTCGAGATCGAGGAATTCATTTTCAACTCCAGTCGGATCTTATTGAATATTTATGGGAAATATATAGTAAATCTTAA